The following DNA comes from Capsicum annuum cultivar UCD-10X-F1 chromosome 7, UCD10Xv1.1, whole genome shotgun sequence.
CAAGATTTCGATGCTGAAGTTTTGCAATGCAGTTAACTTCATTCTTGAATTCGTGAAGTCCTTGCTTTGATGTTTCTGATAGCCGCTTCACTGCCACTTCTTGGCCCCCTTCTAACACACCCTGTAAAAGTAGAACTGACTTTCACTTCAGTCGAAGAAAATTAAATGGATTCGAGATTTGATGTTCTCTCAAGGATAAAATGTTACTACCTTGTAAACTTGTCCAAAGCCACCCTCTCCAATCTTGTTTGCAAATGAAAAGTTGTCGGTAGCATTGGTTAATGTAAGTAAATCAAGAAGTGGTAGCTCAAAATCTTCATGGTGACTTTGATTATTGTTATCATTCTTGTTGTTGAGACCACCTAATCTCCCTGCAATTCGAACAACCAAGCATATACTTTGTTCAAACGACAAGCTTGAAGTAATAACCGTTAGATGCTTCTGACTTTTCGACAGATAAAATTGATATATGTTCACTTACCCCTTGTTGTAACCACTGGATCCTCTCTCCTTCTCCGTTTATACAGAATCAGGCCAACGCCTAAACCTAGCAGAATCAATGCAAACAATAGCGGCAAAGCAACAGCAACTATCACAGATTTCTTTCCCGTTGAACTTGATCCAGCAGAACCTGCAACATTTTCCATTCAAAATTCTTTTAGCTAATTGTTTCTATTAGAATTCCGATAAACTTTTTAATTTCTGTGCCATGGATCGGACTTGGAAAACAAGATGGTCATGTAAGTGATATTCTCCACAATGTGGATCGGAGTTGGATTATCGTTTGCCCGTCCGATGAGCCAAGTTAATGGCATTTAAGTATCAAGGTTCCATTACTTGTGGATAATATTTAGGACAACCTAAAGGATATAAATTTTATCGCGACCTCCTTAAAGTTTACATCTAAATTCCTTGTAATGAGCATTACACTATTGAACTATCCAATACATCATTCTTGATATTGTACTGTCTTAAAGCTCGAGGATATTAACACTATCTTTCAAGACAAAGAACAACTGTAATAAGAAACCATGAGTCAGTAAATTGCATATTACCTATTTCTGAACCAGACATCCTAATGTAGATATCCTGTCCTGATTGAGATAGCTGTCTGATGTCAACCAGCTCCCCGATCCATAACAAGCAACCGCTTCCTCCATTGCGTATATCCAGATTAGTATAACCCATACACGAACAATTTCTTAAGCAAACCGTCCTGCATTCATCTAAGGTCATAGTTTCATTGAACCAAGAAGATCGCGTATCAGGCAGTTTAACACCAGAATACATAATAAATCCGTCTCCAGTGCAATTCAATGGACGTCTCCTAACACAACCACCCGTCCAATCAGCCCTATTCCAATCATCCAGCTGTTTTGGCTCGAATTTATCTAAACATCGACATAGAGGATCACTCAAAATAGTACAAGTAGCATATGCACCACACAATTTGTAAGTGTCACAGTCATCTGCATCTGCAGAATGGTAATTAACCCAACCTTGAGTCTTTGCGATCCAAATCTGACGCATTGTGTTCCCATTAGGCTTTACAACTAAAGCTGAAACAACCGATTTGTTCACGAGTTCATATTTGTAATAAATTTCCTTATTGTTCATTACCAATCCAAACGAAGTAATCGAATTGTTCACCATGTTAGGTGCACCACTCCACCTTAGACCATTCCATGGCCCTGCTCTATAAATAACATTACTCCCCTTCCTCATAAGGTCTTGTGGATAACCCGTAGGATCGCAATGATACGTATAATCCCCGGGAGCAGGATCATCACTACTTCTCCAAGAAGTAAGGTACCTCTCTAACCCAGTCACcaaatctctcccaagtttcatacTCGCAATCAACGTATCACTCGGATAATCAAAGCTCTGCCACAGAAAATTCTCTGGATTCGGATCGTTAGCATCCCTCACTACAAAATTCCCCGTGTCCAGCAACTGAGCAACGGGATTATGCACGGATACTCTTGATGAATTCGTCGACCAAACAGATGCATTAGTATCattaacaagaacaacaacacctGTCTGAATGACCTTCAAGATTCCTGATTTATTAGTTACTGGAACCAACCTGTTAGCAACCCAAACAGGTGTAATAACAGATATTTGCTTGTACCAAATGCCAACATAACGATCACTAGACGTATTTCCAGGACTAAAGAATCCCAGTTCAAAAGTTCCATCAGATGAAACAATAGTTTCGCCATCTTTGATGAACTTAGTAGTAGTTATGGTATCTGCTTGACCATTAATCCTtggaagaaaaattaacaaacaaataAGGAAAAAGGGCAGTAGAATTTTTTCCATGGCTATAACTTTTTCATTTCTTggttgtataaaaatattaaaagggTGAGTGTTTACAAGTCAATATGTTCTGTTTCTTGGAGTCTGTGTGATTGATGAATGAGCAAGACTTCATTTTTGTGACACAAACACAATTTTGATATTTAGACACACTTGTCCATATCTATGATTACAGTTGGCCAAATATAGTGTGGTTATTGGGAGCTGTTGATTACTACATGTCCCTCAAAAGAAGGGTACTTGGGTTCTgaatttttgagtaaaaaggtaGTTCTAACAAAGTCACGGGTTTAAATTGTGAAAACAGTTTTTCTCAAAAATGCAGGACACCAAGGCTGTATACAATAGATTTTTATGATCAGACTGCGTTGCAGGTAAGGGCGGATCTGTGCCCATTTTCTTGGTGTTCCAGCATTCATTAAATTCAAGGCAAATTAGGCATAATTATATaacaagtgtataaaaattaacGTAAGATTTAGAAATAACACTCAGTAAATCAAGAAGATAGTCGGGTGTTTAATTTTCAAGCGGAACCTTAATGCTCTAGGCATCAATATACATGTTTGAACCTCCCGAACACCCAAAACTCCTAAATCTTGGGTCCATCACTAATAGCGAGAACTTTAGTATACGCTATTGTATTCCAAGTAACTTTGGCCATTTGTGAACAGTGGACTAAGGAAGAAATTGATGAGAGTTCAACAACCAGAACTTATCTCTGTTGTTTTGGTTTAAATGAAAGTATTATTACCCCaactatctcaatttatgtggtcaTGTTCGAATTACGAGAGTCAAAAagtcttttaatatatttttaaaattttaatattgtgaattataattttttatttacgtATTTTTCATATATGTgaatttcactttaaaaatttaaagattttatattCATTCctgattaaaatcaaaattttaactttCAAAATCGAAACTAcaacatataaattgaaatagaagtaGTATGTACCACTCCCTCCAATTTAGTTTAGTACTGTTACTTTTCgtttttttgatagatttttaattataactttttacgTGACATGTGTTAAGACTGAataatcaaaagatatttatcaGACCACATCATCAAATATTTACTGTCAAGATAAGGTTATGTACAATACACCCATGTGGTGGAGTCCTTTTTATATTCTGCACACAACGAAAGTTTTAATACATcaaataatcttttttctttttttttaatgatcaaatatctctttattttcttaaattttatgttcgtctaattcaaacaaacaaattaaaagaaagaaatatcatatttggTGGTTAAATAATTTGTCACACAAGAGTTTGCATCTACATTGTTGTCCTTTCACTTTGGAGTTTTAAGTATACCTCtttaattcaaaaacaaaatgatTGGCTagacttttcttttgttttatttaatgaAGTCTTCTAGTCAATTAtggccaaaagaaagaaaaaatttttGCTTACCTTATGTTTACTCCTTTGATGTAGTGCTCTTTCTGCCTATCATGTTTAGTCTGttgaacaaaaatataacattatattttttttaaaaaaaaaacttattttaattttaaaaacgtGCTTCtataatcacaaaaaaaattatgatatattaaaaattaaaaattgtaaaTATACTTTAGTACGATGTGAAGTCTTTTTATTCCTTgtttaaatataatattcaaacaAGACGTCTTATAAATGAAAAATGGCGAGTATAATATGGTTCAATTATTTATGTGCTCCAAATACAATAATGGGTTGCTTTCACCTTTTTGCTTGATGACTAGTGGCAGAATTTTAGTACATTAATTATAATTCTAAGTTTAACTATCAAGACAATTCTTTACTCCTTCGTCTCAAATTACACTCATACttgtcactatttttttaatttaattttcatttttacttcttatctttcacaaatcaagaaaagattaaaaaaaaaaatatattttaccgTTAGCATTAGTTACTTATTCTTCAAATCATTTACAACACTTATTACTTCCATCATCTCATATTAGTTGAACACATTTTATTTTGTACggtaattaaaaaaatcatgaataatatagtaattttactagtttacccctcaaaaaatttctttaaaaatttacaaaataagtGTGAATTTGACACTTTCAAAAAGAATTAACTGCATGGATATTatggaaaaaatttaattattgttttcttaatttaataaggAATCAACTAATATGGAACGATTATTTTTAGTAAGATTATCTACTAATATGGAACGGGAAATACTAAACGTTAATTAATAAGAGATAATATGCCAAAGTCATTATACCAATGTGTCCGattaaaatgtgacaagtaaattCGGGCGGAAGTACTTAGCATATTTGCTTTTAAGGGTTCAAATTGACTAATATTACTTTATTTAATCATGATTggatcagttttttttttttcaatttatataaattaaacaaaaaataattaattatctctTACAATCTTAAACATCtcaattatttttagaaaatgcctTTTAACGCCAAGTTATTGTGAACCACACGATGGTTATTATCTGCATAAACTTAAATACCAAGATATTCATTCATCaatcaagtttttttttgtttcccattcTATTTTCGATGTTCGCATTGAAGTTTCGATTAATTCAAATTGCACGTTGCAGGGGCCactaaggtggcagcgctcctaacagagttttctccatattcAGAGTTGAACCCTCGATTTCTGGTTAAGGATGGATCAGCTTCATCCAATGTACCACGACCATGTTGGTAACCAAGTTATTATTCATTGAAAAGGTTTTACTGGGTCAAACACGTGTTTTCTTTGGTCTATTACCCTATTGATTGGGCAGGCACATAAAAGATCTTGACTATATCACTAAGtcttatcattttttcttttaatcatGTGGTATTTCAAAATTATCAGTTGGATTAATTCAGACTCACATTACGTCGAATTTATTTTAGGAGAagcattttttaataaatttcttttcatttttctatatatttatagaattcaaattcaaaacctttaattaatagtaaaaaatttctatttatatcatCACACTCCTTAGTGataatcatgaacttgaatatatTAACAATGGAACTTTATGTTGTTTTCGTTGAAATAATagacttatattttattttatatgggaacctttttttttttttttcaaataattttcaaatatttttaaatactattatttataaattattttattgtaacTTTTTAATACGAAAATCGGATTTTATTAGAAAAGAAATTCatattgatgttcatgctattttAGGATAAAGGGAGCAAATATGTTTTTAACTACTTAAAGAACTAATTTGCCAATTGATCCCTTTTTTAAAACTACATAAAACAAAAAgcaaagtaattttttttcttttttatttttggtggtGGGGGTGGGGAGTTGTGGAAAATCTAATTGACTcctgtgagattttctcagatttACAAGACTCCGTTTTTAGTTGGGTTTGGTATCTTTGAAAGCAACTGAAAAACAAATActgtaatatttttattaataataataaaaaggtaTGGGTggggtttttatttcttttagccACCCAATTTGCATGACTTTTGTAGGAAGAAAAATGAATTAGGTACCTAAAGTAGAAATATAAAATGTGATAGTTGGATTATCCAATAGAGATATTAGAGATCAAACATGGAGAAAAAGTCAAAGAATTCACATTCTTACAAATTAATTATTTACTGCAAAGTTAACTTTTTAACTAATTCATCTCTCTCATAGATAAAACTATTAGATTTCTCtaattagcttatttccttcgTTCACTTTTAGTGGTTTACAATAAACTTTGCACTCCCTtgagaaataatataaataagtgtgtagtttattatgatattgatattaattGGGGTACTGTCTTTAATGGATGTAAGACGGTAAGAATTGATTTAAAATGCGTCGTTAAtgtaaaggataaaatagaaaaaaaaaatatttttttatcttgatgTGCTAAAgtggataaataaaaatgaaaatctcATTTTAGTGTAatgaccaaataaataaaaatgaacggaTGGAGTAATTTATGAAGTCAATGTCCTTCCATTATTGATACTGCAtaattgcttttgataatactaCAAAATAAGTGTTTGCTTTAAAGACGAAGGCATTAATATCTTTTAAGGAAAAACTGTCATTTATTACTTACTTGTTTTGACGAGATATGAAAAGTTAATTTAAGCAAATATTACTATAATTAAACAGAACTTAATCAAATATCACAATAATTATTgttataaaatatgtttttaatgtCAACATTAAAATGTATTGGAGGGAGTATGAAAGTTTAGGTAGAATTTttcttctctattattattattattattatttggttaGAAGGTAGAGTTTCGCACACATGTGAATCAACTACATGGTAATTGGTAGGTGAAGGAATTGTAGGTAGTCCTTATATTGGCAGTATATTTAGTTTTATAAACTATTGTTTCACCAAAGTTTTAGTACATCAGActgtttttttttaaactttggcCGATTTTAGCAATCTTAATTCAAAACATGGTGTTACTGCTCATCTTTGGGCCTGAAGTTGATCCATGCTAAAAGGCCTAACTTCATATTTCAAAGTTCAAGCCGAAGTTCGTATTCTAACATACTCTTATGGCTGAAGTTCGAATTTAAAGTTTAAACTCAGGCTTAGACAGACTAAACTTCAGACTTATATTCTAAAGTTTGAAGCTTAGATTTGcgattttcaacttcaaccatgagttttaatttgattttgtgctaactaaaatttaataattttacaTACTTGGGCTATTCTTTAAACAAGAATTTGGAAAAACAGTTACTTATTTGCGCACTTATCCTATGGTATACAGTGTATACCAATTATATCAACCTGTGTTTGGATTAGCTTATGGACCTTGGTCAGCCCAACTGCTAACAACAATTTTAAAACCATGACTTATGCTAATTTGAACTTACTTTTCACTAATTTCACTAAATATATAGTCATATTTGATCATACACTGATTTGGACTTTCACTGAAAAGGAGTTATTTAATCTTCCACATGGGCTTCATGATCAATCAGCATCCCAGGTCCCTCACTCAGTCAGGTCCAAGTTCAATTAATTTACATTAATGATGTGTTTGGTACTTTGGtagggagaaaaatatttttaaatttttcctatttaattggtcaaattattttccaaaataatttttttaggaaaaaaaatgacTTTCGAAAAACAAATCCACTAAGTGATATCTCATATTGATGGGCTCCTCCCTACCCTTCAACATGCTCTACTACCCCATGGGCGGATGTAGTATGCAAGAATTGAGTTCATCTGAATCCGATAGTAGGTCCAAATTCACGAGTTTAAAAATATAATGTTAAGAACTTTAAATATTGAACGCATAAAATTAAATCCTAGATACGCCTTCACACCGGCCACCCTTCACACTCCTTTCTCCGCCTCCAACTCATACTGTGTTTGCCTAGATCCTCCAACTCATACTGTGTTTGCCTAGATCATAAATATATGTTTTAGGAATAAAATTTTCTACTTAATTAGgtatcaaataaaaaagaaaaaacagaatgaaaaatataatttcctcatccaaacacaccctaaatgtTTGCACAAAACTTTTCAATTGTCTATGAGTAAAGGATGATGTGCTTTATTAAGAGGCCACAAATCTTTAGCTTCAGTCACACAGCAAAGTCCATTGAGGAACTCTTTTTGTTCCTTTGTGTTTTCATTAGTCTATTTCTAAATAAAAACTAACGGTCCAACTTGCACACTATCTTGAATAACGAAAATTATCGACCATTATCTGTTGTTATCGTGAGATGATTGAGCTCCCTTCACTTTTAATCAGAGATTTCTGGTTCAAATCCCTACGAACGGAAGAGATTTTGTTGGAAGCGTCATCTTCAAAAATAGGTTGCGTAATGTGTGAATCCAAATTTAGTCGGATTTCAACACAAATATCGAATGCCacctgaactatgatcaaatttgctacgacacactccaacttcacgagGATCCTATTGcctcctgaactaaattttaacatatttttatcaacctttttagctgacatgacacctttagttaacctttttagctgacgcgACATCTTTGATGTGAaccccattttatgtaataaatgtgTCATGTCAgaacaaaagggtgacaaaaatacgctaaaattaaGTTCAGGGGCAATAGGATCCTCGTGAAATTGGAGTGTTACGTAACAAATTCGGTCATTGTTCACGAGTAATAAATGGTTATCTCTAAAGATTATAAATCGAGAATATTGATGATAATTACTGTTTGATAACTAAGTTGCGGTTATGTAGgttgatattttaatattatgcTCAAAGCTCAGGTTAGTGGCATCTTACTTAGCTTAATTAGGTGCTTAATTTTGCCTCATTAaactattgattatttatttatgtctttGCTTACACGATAGAAACACCGTATATAGCGATTAATTTACTATACTTTCTGCagaaatatatataattacataatgACTTTACTCTAATAATGCAGTAGTACTCTTTAATAGTTAATactttaacaaaaaattaaacttcaaGAAGAATTTATGCTTTTAAAAGTTGTGCAAAGATAATTTTTGGGACTGAAAAGAATTAAAATGTCATCTAACGTCTACAAAATTTGAGACCATTCTTTAATGTTTTTCATAAGATTTTTCAGTTTGCTCAAAAAAGTTCATTAGACCATGATCTAACAGGTCGATCCATACGTAAgagaaatttaattaaaaaaaaaaaaaaacatttatcaaaatagttGTCTCAAAAAGGACTACCTACCGAAGTTAATTTTATGAACGTATATATTAGGATCTTTTATTTCCTCGTAAGGATGATTGGCAACACTTTCAACagatttttttctattctcataTGTTCGAACCTGAGATTTCTGGTTAATGATACTGGAGATCTCAACCATCCGACCAAAGCCAAATATGTTGATTAGCAGCAGACTTCATTTGCATAGTTTTTGATATATCTTTCTGTTTGATTATGTTCTTTTATTCTCTTTGGACTTGTGGTACGTAATTTGAtggaatttatgccatgaaactTTAGAGCCATGCTTTTGGGAGAGGAACAAGAGGACAAGCATCTACATGAtcatttacaatattattatttatctctaAGTATTTCCAACTTTGTGATATTGTTTCCAACATTGGTTGTGGTGTAGTGGTGgactgctccacccttaatcagaggtctcgggttcgagccttgagtatggagaaaattctgttgggagcgctactcCCATAATCAGCCTTACAACGCGCGATTCAGATTAGTaggggctccaatgcgggcactGGACACCGAATAAGAAACTCACACACCCTCCAACAACAAAGAACTTTGTGATATATATTGTTTAGTTTGTTTTGGGTTAAATATGTTTGATTTTCTCAAAAGATCCCGCACCAAAATTTAAgtaattaacttatttttttcatctatcaACGTGGAACTATGTTTATATACACCAAATAAAAGGCAtacatgaattaaaaaaaatggaaaagttGTTGGATTATACATAAGAATATGAATTGGCACTTCAAAAAAGcaaaatgattatgatgattgcATAGATGCTATCTTTttgtgtttattaagcttctaaGTAAAGCTAATAATGTTCATTGCCTAAACTATTTTTCATATAGATAATTCCAAAGTACATCATGGCAATGCTAAAAGTAGCCTATCAATAAGGTTGTCAATATGCTAGTATTAGAGTGAAATTATAGTACATCATGATTAAGTCTAAGTAAATATGATAATCACCAAGTAAAACCTATTTACAATAGAGGTTATTTTCCTATATCTTCTCTAATTTTTTAGTCACACGAAATTATAGATATCATTTTTTGAGGCGAAACGTACATATCTACTTCACTTTCATCTTCATTTATATGAAGATATTTGACTGGACGATATAGATAAAACTCATTTAAGGTATAACACCCTCGACAAGGATTTTCTTCATTGtcaaaaatcaaacataaatcTCTAATTAAAAGAGGAAAGACTTTATACGTCCATCTCACTACATCACTCAGGATAGTACGTTCTGACTTCTCTTTTCCCATTAATTGAAGCAATTATTGTAACCATATGATAAACGCACAACATATTCAGTGTAATTTGAGAAGcgagaaaaacaacaacaaaaaaaaattatatatccaTGGCTCCTTCACCTACACCCCTCCATTACTCATTCATCATCAATATAGTAAAATAGAAAACACAAAAAGTGGAAACCCCCTAAAAAGCTCCACTAACTTATTCCAGACATGATATAAACAAATGGAAAGTTATTTTTCCAATCTAATGTATAATCTTTTACACTGGAACTTCAATTATTCCttcatttcttttgttttaaattaaagTAAACTAGTGCCAGCTATATGCACAAATAATAGATACAAACAGCTAGTGCTAAAAGCTCCTTTTTATCCCTCAAATTCAACTAAATTCAGCTACAAACAAAATTCCTTTttgtaaactaactaaaaaaaattagaaaaaaattaagtatattttttttatacccCTAGCTAGTCACATAAAGACATTAGATACATAATATAAATAGTGGTCCAAAAATATTGGCCAAAGTTGCATCATTTTGCCTGAGCTGGTCCATTTCTTTTAAAGCCTTaatttctttttccttctcttttatcattcttttttctttctttttctttttccatcaTTATCAGCCTGCTTTGGACCTGGAACAATATACTTGTACTATTATAAGATATGTGGCCCTTCCAAAAAAgaattcttttttctcttttttcattttcttttcatcaCCCACTTTTCTAGGGTTTGacatataagaaaatttaagttatatacaccttcaatatatacaaagaatCATTTACACTATCAGGTCTACATGCAAGCTTCCTTACAACACGACGTTTGTAAATTTGAGAAAACAAGACAGATTACTTGCTACAACACGTAAAGGGATTGATGACCCGAtggtataaaaaatatatatactgatggtgtatataacttaaattcgtctaGGGGGGTTGGATGACTCTAGCTAGTGGCTAACAATTCATGTAACATGTGTGTTGTTGGGTTGTTGTGTATTGACCTGTTGAATTATCTGAATGTTCCTCCAAATGTTGGTGTCCAAAAATCAACTGTTGTTTCATGAGTTACTGGAAAGGTGCTAGAAACTGGGACCAAACATAATCCTCGACTTCTAAGATCTTGTTTTCGTTCTTCTTGATTTACATTCGATTTATCACCACTCTGCgcgatattaaaaaaatattttttattaaaatcctCGATAGATAATGTCAGTGTATATAAGTTAATGCCATATAGAGGAATTTTGAACAACTTGATAGTGTAAAAGTTTctttaaaactcataattttaaaATGCACTATAACATTATTGTAGCTAGTTATTATATATACCTGCTGATGCTGCATGGAAGCTCCACTTTTCATGTATGGGGTGCTTAAAACCTGTTAGGTGACACCagaatataaaaatagaattaatgcCTATGAATTGAAGTCGTTCACTATGTAtaacatgtattatttacttTTACGTCGTTTCAAGGTTCTTATTGAAAGTGAGCTAGAAGCAACGGTAAAGTTTTCTTCGTATGATTTATAGGTCATGAAGTCGAGCCTAGAAACAGCTACTAATGCTAGCATTAGAAAAGATTGCCTACATGTACCTCTTATGGTACGACTCTTCACTGAACTCTGCTAACACAGGATGCTTTGTATACCAAACTGTTTGTTTCCTTTCAAGGTACTTACCCAAA
Coding sequences within:
- the LOC107878726 gene encoding G-type lectin S-receptor-like serine/threonine-protein kinase At4g27290; this translates as MEKILLPFFLICLLIFLPRINGQADTITTTKFIKDGETIVSSDGTFELGFFSPGNTSSDRYVGIWYKQISVITPVWVANRLVPVTNKSGILKVIQTGVVVLVNDTNASVWSTNSSRVSVHNPVAQLLDTGNFVVRDANDPNPENFLWQSFDYPSDTLIASMKLGRDLVTGLERYLTSWRSSDDPAPGDYTYHCDPTGYPQDLMRKGSNVIYRAGPWNGLRWSGAPNMVNNSITSFGLVMNNKEIYYKYELVNKSVVSALVVKPNGNTMRQIWIAKTQGWVNYHSADADDCDTYKLCGAYATCTILSDPLCRCLDKFEPKQLDDWNRADWTGGCVRRRPLNCTGDGFIMYSGVKLPDTRSSWFNETMTLDECRTVCLRNCSCMGYTNLDIRNGGSGCLLWIGELVDIRQLSQSGQDIYIRMSGSEIGSAGSSSTGKKSVIVAVALPLLFALILLGLGVGLILYKRRRREDPVVTTRGRLGGLNNKNDNNNQSHHEDFELPLLDLLTLTNATDNFSFANKIGEGGFGQVYKGVLEGGQEVAVKRLSETSKQGLHEFKNEVNCIAKLQHRNLVKLLGCCIQGEEKMLVYEYLPNKSLDLYIFDEERSALLDWPKRFNIINGVARGLMYLHQDSRLRIIHRDLKASNVLLDIEMNPKISDFGMARSFGGDETGANTRRVVGTYGYMSPEYAVDGIFSVKSDVFSFGVLVLEIVSGKKNRRFVHPDHHLNLLGHTYMLHKEGRSLELVDPKLVDSCNISEVLRSIHVGLLCVQQNPEDRPSMSTVIMLMSNEGILPATKHPGFFTERKIGEVDQFSWSTQTPSSVNEVTITMLDAR